Within Marinomonas mediterranea MMB-1, the genomic segment CTGTATTCAACCCCTTCAGGCCAATTAGCGCTTTCTTTCTTGATGACTTCTTTTACAGCATCAATTGTATTGATGATATTCGCACCAACTCGTTTCGAGACACCTAGAGTGATACTGCGTTGGCCATCGACGCGAGCATAACTAGTTGCGTCTTCAAACGTCAGTTCACCTTCAGCAATGTCTCCTAGGCGAACGACATCATTACCATCCACCTTTATAGGTAACTCTAAAATATCCGATTTAGTCTCTAGTAGACCGGGGACTTTAAGAGGGTATCTGCCTGCGCCAGTATCAAGTGTACCCGCCGCGACAAGGCGGTTGTTGTTAGAAACAAGGTTTGCAACGTCGGTTAAAACCAAATTGTATGCATCAAGTTTCTGTTGGTTAATAATGATCTCAGCGCGCTGATCTCTGTCGCCACTTATGTCCGCTTCAAGTACGCCTTGTACGGATTCAATTTCATCTTTTAGGTCGTTTGCGACTCGACTGAGTGTCGCAAAATCCGTATTACCAGAAAGGTTGACTCGAAGCACTGGGAAGGTTGAAAGATTTATCTCATTAACGGTCGGTTCATCCGCGTCACTTGGCAGCTCACTTTTGGCTCTATCGACTTTGTTTTGGGCATCGATAAGTGCTTGGTCGATATCAGTTCCCGTCTCAAATTCGAGAATAATAGACGCATGACCTTCGGAGGCCGTTGATTTTATTTCTTTAAGGCCTTCTAGGTCGCGAAGCTCCGTTTCAAGCGGGTGGACCAATAAACTGTCGGCGTCTTCTGGCGAAATCCCTTCAAGAGAGACCGAGATATAAGCCATAGGAATGGTGATATCTGGGTTGCTTTCTTTCGCGATTTCTATGTACGACACTGTACCGGAAATCAGTATCAGTACGAAAAACATTAATACGGTGCGAGATCTGGCTAATGCGGCCTCAATGATCGTCTGCATTGCTTATCTCCTTAGTTCTTGAAATGAACATCCACTTGATCACCGACTGATACATAACCTTGACCTACCGTTATGATATTAATGGTGTTTGGCAGACCGATTACCCAAACTTTATCTCGCTCTTCTCTAACGATCTCTACCTGCTCACTTTGGACAGTATTGTTCGGCGCAATCGTTTTGATCGAAGTTTTTCCTGCGTCATTTAAACTAATTAACGCGGGTGAGAATGAATGCGCTTTTTGTTCATTAAGAATGAAGTTAACATCAGCGGATATTCCGGCTGGGATGTTGTTGTCGGGGTTGGGAAGGTTTATCTCTACTGGAAGGGTGCGCGTTGCGTTGTTGGCAACTCGACTAACATACTCAACCTGGCCGGAAGCATGAGTTCCGTTAGGTAAGGCAACATCCGCAATGGTACCTACAGCCACTTTCGATAGATGAGCTTGCGGAAGGTTTACCTTAACCGTGATAGGGTCTACTGACACTAGATCTAGAATGCCGCTGCCCACGGCAACATATTGTCCTTTTTCAACGTTTACCGTATTGACGATACCAGCAAACGGCGCAGTAATGATCGCATTTTCTAAATTGATTTGATAAGACTTCAGCGTTGCTTGGGCACTGGCTAAATCCGTTTCTGCTTGCGCCAATGTAACTTGCGACGTTAGGTTGTTTCTTTTTAGGCGTTTAATTCCGTCTAATTCAATTTTTCTTTGTTTAACAAGTGCTCTCGCTTGAGAGATGTTTGCTTTTAATGAACGTGTATCGAAGGCGACCAGTTTCTGACCTGCTTTTACATAGTCTCCTTTTAATACAGTGAGCTCGGATACCTTGCCTGCGATGGCATTTACTAAAACCTGACTTTTATCTGACTCAGTTTCACCGCTTAATTTAAGTGTATTTTCGATAGATTGAGCGGTCAGCGTTTTGACCTGTACGGAAAATAAGCTCGTATCAGTAGAGCTTGAAGGTGTGTCTACTTTACTTTCAGAATGTGTCTCATTCGCTTGTTGGTCGCTTGCTTGAGCATGAGTTATACCGTGCCCTCCAGAGTACATCCAAAGAACAGCGGCAGACGCAACCGCAACAGCGCTAATCGGACCTAACTTACTTTTTAGGCTCATTCTACTAAGTGCTCCGTTTCTATTATTCCAAATGTCATCATTAAGATCATACACTAATGTATTAGTTGAAAAACATTATAGAGATATGACGAACGGCGATATATGGAAATAAAGGGTATTTTTTATACGGTTATCGGTTATTAGTGTTTTTTGGCTTGCCTATTTCGATAAAAAATCAAGTTAAAACACAGTATTAGTTAAATCTCCCGCACCAACAGTGATAATATAGTATGAACTAAAATTTGAAATAATTGACGGATAAGTATGAGTTTATTATCACTCGATCAAGTGAGCGTTGCGTTTGGTCATCACCCGCTTTTGTCTAATATCAGCTTTTCCGCTGACCGAGGTGAGCGTGTCGCTATAATCGGTCGTAACGGCGCCGGCAAATCTACCTTTCTAAAAATCGTATTTGGCGAACAAATACCCGATGACGGTATCGTGCGAATTGAAGGTGGCATGCGTGTCGCTCAACTTCCTCAAGAGTTACCTGCAGCAGACGGTAAAACCGTTAGGCAAGTTGTCAGCGAAGGCGCAGGTGAGACTCATGAATTGTTAAATCGCTACTTCCGTTTACTAGAAGATATATCGGTTGATCATTCGGATGAGCTTTCAGCTATCCAAACTAAGTTAGATGAAACGCAAGGTTGGGACTTAGAGCAGCGTGTAAATAACATGATACAACGCCTTGCATTGCCAGCAGATAAGCTCATGTCTGAACTATCAGGTGGCTGGCGGCGACGCGTCATCCTTGCTCAAGCCTTGCTAAGTGCACCGGATATTCTCCTTCTAGATGAGCCTACTAACCATTTGGATGTCCCAACGATAGAATGGATGGAATCCCAGTTAAAACAATTTCGTGGTTTGATTTTATTTATTACCCACGATAGACGGTTCTTAGAAAACCTAGCTAATCGAATTGTAGAGCTGGACCGAGGAAACCTGCTGTCCTTTACGGGTCGTTTATCCGAATTTCTTGTCTTTAAAGAGAAGCAGCTTGAAGAAGAAGAGCGCGCAAATGCGTTGTTTGACAAAAAGCTGGCTGAAGAAGAGGTTTGGATTCGCCAAGGTATCAAAGCACGCCGTACGCGTAACGAAGGTCGAGTACGTGCCTTAAAAGCTCTGCGAGAAGAGCGCAGTGAGCGAGTGAATCGTCAAGGTAATGCGAAAATGAAACTCGGATCTAACGAACGCTCCGGCAAGTTAGTGGCAGAGTTTAATCAAGTTGCGCATGCGTTTGATGATAAAACAATTTTAAAACCACTCGACTTGGTTGTTTCACGCGGAGACCGTATCGGATTAATTGGTCCAAACGGCTGCGGGAAAAGTACCTTCCTTAAAATTTTACTTGGTCAGTTAGAACCCTCATCTGGAACCGTTCGTCAAGGCACCAAGCTTAATGTTGCTTACTTTGACCAACTTAGAGAACAGCTAGATCCAGAAAAAACCGTTGCGGACAATGTGGGTGAAGGCAAAGATACCATTGAGATAGAGGGCCGAAGCCGCCACATCATTGGCTATCTACAAGATTTTCTATTTCCACCAGAGCGGGCTAGAACGCCAGTAAAAGCGTTGTCAGGGGGGGAGCGTAATCGTGTGTTGCTTGCTAAGCTTTTTACTAAGCCTGCCAACTTATTGGTCATGGACGAACCTACCAACGATCTTGATGTTGAAACACTTGAACTATTGGAAGAGTTGTTAACTGAGTATCAAGGTACATTATTACTGGTTAGCCATGACCGTGCATTCCTAGACAACGTAGTAACAAGCGTCATTGCGTTCGAAGGGCAAGGCATCGCGAAAGAATACGTGGGCGGTTATCAGGACTGGGTTCGTCAAGGAGGCCAGTTTCCGGTAGACAAAATTGAAAAAGCCATTGAAAAAGAAAATATAAAAGAGACTACTCCGGTCAACGGTGACACAAAAGTTGAGTCTTCTCCAGCAAAGGAAGAAACGGCACCGGCGAAGAAAAAATCAAAACTCAGCTATAAGTTACAAAGAGAGTTTGATTTGATGCCTGACTTGATCGCTAAGTTAGAGTCCGATGTTGAGTTATTACAAGAAACGACCAGCGCAGCGGATTTCTATGCAGGGGATCAAACAAAAGTACAAGATACGCTAGCGAAAATGGCTGCAAAAGAAGAAGAGCTTGAGTTAGCAATGGAGCGCTGGCTTGAACTTGAAGAAATGCAAAACGGATAAGGTCTATGAGTAAAGAAATTAATGCAATTGGATTTGTTCCGAGATTTTTCGGGGCATTCGGACAGTTTTTTAAATACATGGGTAACGGTAATTATGCCGCGCGTTGCAATGAAGTTAGCAGCGGCAGTAAATTCGAATTTGAAGTCGAACCCAAAATAATCACAGAAGAAGTCGAAGTTATTCGCGAAATACAGATCGAAGCGCCTAAGCTCGACACAGTAAATACTGATGGTGCTTTACAGTTATTGCAATTACTTCAAAAAGAAGCGCGTTTCATCGACTTTACGCAAGAATCGATTGATGCGTATTCGGATGAAGAGGTTGGAGGCGCTGCTCGTCAAATCCATTCTGGTTGCTCAAAAGTCATTCAGCAATACTTCTCATTGGATTCCGTTCACGAAGCCACTGAAAACTCGCGCGTTGAAGTGCCAGCCGATTATAGCCCTCAACAGATAAAGCTTGAAGGCTTGGTACAAGGCGACGGGCCTTATACTGGAACGCTTATTCATCCCGGCTGGAAAATAACGGACATTAAGCTGCCGAAGGTAAGTGATACTGGCGGTTTATCAATTATCGCACCTGCGGAAGTTGAGGTTTAAATGTCAGAATATTTTGTCGGAATTGATTTAGGTACCACTCATTCAGCGCTGTATTACGCAGAAAAAGACACCAATGCATCGTTAAAGCAACTGCATATTCCTCAGTTGACTGCACCAGGTCGAATGGAAGAAAAAACGCTATTGCCGTCTTTTGTGTATTTTCCTCATCAAACAGAATTGCTTGAAAGTGATCGTTTATTACCTTGGGGACAAAGTGAACACATTGTTGGTGCGCTCGCAAGAGAACTTGGTGCTAAATCCCAAGGTCGGATGATACAAAGCGCCAAAAGCTGGTTATGCCATTCTCGTGTTTC encodes:
- a CDS encoding DUF2760 domain-containing protein, with product MSKEINAIGFVPRFFGAFGQFFKYMGNGNYAARCNEVSSGSKFEFEVEPKIITEEVEVIREIQIEAPKLDTVNTDGALQLLQLLQKEARFIDFTQESIDAYSDEEVGGAARQIHSGCSKVIQQYFSLDSVHEATENSRVEVPADYSPQQIKLEGLVQGDGPYTGTLIHPGWKITDIKLPKVSDTGGLSIIAPAEVEV
- a CDS encoding efflux RND transporter periplasmic adaptor subunit, translating into MSLKSKLGPISAVAVASAAVLWMYSGGHGITHAQASDQQANETHSESKVDTPSSSTDTSLFSVQVKTLTAQSIENTLKLSGETESDKSQVLVNAIAGKVSELTVLKGDYVKAGQKLVAFDTRSLKANISQARALVKQRKIELDGIKRLKRNNLTSQVTLAQAETDLASAQATLKSYQINLENAIITAPFAGIVNTVNVEKGQYVAVGSGILDLVSVDPITVKVNLPQAHLSKVAVGTIADVALPNGTHASGQVEYVSRVANNATRTLPVEINLPNPDNNIPAGISADVNFILNEQKAHSFSPALISLNDAGKTSIKTIAPNNTVQSEQVEIVREERDKVWVIGLPNTINIITVGQGYVSVGDQVDVHFKN
- a CDS encoding ATP-binding cassette domain-containing protein; its protein translation is MSLLSLDQVSVAFGHHPLLSNISFSADRGERVAIIGRNGAGKSTFLKIVFGEQIPDDGIVRIEGGMRVAQLPQELPAADGKTVRQVVSEGAGETHELLNRYFRLLEDISVDHSDELSAIQTKLDETQGWDLEQRVNNMIQRLALPADKLMSELSGGWRRRVILAQALLSAPDILLLDEPTNHLDVPTIEWMESQLKQFRGLILFITHDRRFLENLANRIVELDRGNLLSFTGRLSEFLVFKEKQLEEEERANALFDKKLAEEEVWIRQGIKARRTRNEGRVRALKALREERSERVNRQGNAKMKLGSNERSGKLVAEFNQVAHAFDDKTILKPLDLVVSRGDRIGLIGPNGCGKSTFLKILLGQLEPSSGTVRQGTKLNVAYFDQLREQLDPEKTVADNVGEGKDTIEIEGRSRHIIGYLQDFLFPPERARTPVKALSGGERNRVLLAKLFTKPANLLVMDEPTNDLDVETLELLEELLTEYQGTLLLVSHDRAFLDNVVTSVIAFEGQGIAKEYVGGYQDWVRQGGQFPVDKIEKAIEKENIKETTPVNGDTKVESSPAKEETAPAKKKSKLSYKLQREFDLMPDLIAKLESDVELLQETTSAADFYAGDQTKVQDTLAKMAAKEEELELAMERWLELEEMQNG